The proteins below come from a single Mycolicibacterium sp. TY81 genomic window:
- a CDS encoding aspartate aminotransferase family protein, translating into MTLAADHVLPAGHTLDSMRAEAERAYALDRAHVFHSWSAQGALNPMTITAAEGSYFWDGDGNRLLDFSSQLVNTNIGHQHPKVVAAIQEQAAKLCTIAPQHANAARSEAARLIAELTPGDLNHIFFTNGGADANEHAVRMARLHTGKHKVLARYRAYHGGTDLAINLTGDPRRFANDRGAAGVVHFNGPFLYRSVFHAETEEQESARALDELRRVIELEGASTIAAIILESIPGTAGIMVPPPGYLAGVRALCDEYGIVMIADEVMSGFGRSGKWFAINHFDVIPDLLTFAKGVNSGYVPLGGVAISDAIFQTFAERAYPGGLTYSGHPLATAAAVATINAMRDEGIVENAAHLGADIIGPALRDMAQRHRSVGEVRGAGVFWAVELVKDRETREPLAPYGGSSAAMNTVIAFCKENGLMPFTNFNRIHVVPPCNATDDEVRAGLEILDRALDVADQYAQ; encoded by the coding sequence ATGACCCTCGCCGCGGACCACGTCCTGCCCGCCGGACACACCCTCGACTCGATGCGCGCCGAAGCCGAGCGCGCCTACGCCCTCGACCGCGCCCACGTCTTCCACTCGTGGTCGGCCCAGGGCGCGCTCAACCCCATGACCATCACGGCGGCCGAAGGCAGCTACTTCTGGGACGGCGACGGCAACCGGCTGCTCGACTTCTCCTCGCAGCTGGTCAACACCAACATCGGCCACCAGCACCCGAAAGTCGTTGCCGCGATTCAGGAACAGGCCGCCAAGCTGTGCACCATCGCACCGCAGCACGCCAACGCCGCCCGGTCCGAGGCCGCGCGGCTGATCGCCGAGCTGACCCCCGGCGACCTGAACCACATCTTCTTCACCAACGGCGGCGCCGACGCCAACGAGCACGCCGTCCGCATGGCGCGGCTGCACACCGGCAAGCACAAGGTGCTGGCCCGCTACCGCGCCTACCACGGCGGCACCGACCTGGCGATCAACCTGACCGGCGACCCGCGACGGTTCGCCAACGACCGCGGCGCCGCCGGCGTCGTCCACTTCAACGGCCCGTTCCTGTACCGCTCGGTGTTCCACGCCGAGACCGAGGAGCAGGAATCCGCCCGGGCCCTCGACGAGCTGCGGCGCGTCATCGAGCTCGAGGGCGCCTCGACCATCGCCGCCATCATCCTGGAGTCCATCCCGGGCACCGCCGGCATCATGGTGCCGCCGCCGGGCTACCTGGCCGGTGTGCGCGCACTGTGCGACGAGTACGGCATCGTGATGATCGCCGACGAGGTCATGTCGGGCTTCGGCCGATCCGGAAAATGGTTCGCCATCAACCACTTCGATGTCATTCCGGACCTGCTGACGTTCGCCAAGGGCGTCAACTCCGGCTATGTGCCGCTGGGCGGTGTCGCGATCAGCGACGCCATCTTCCAGACCTTCGCCGAGCGCGCCTACCCGGGTGGCCTGACCTACTCCGGGCACCCTCTGGCGACGGCGGCCGCCGTCGCGACCATCAACGCGATGCGCGACGAAGGCATCGTCGAGAACGCCGCCCACCTCGGTGCGGACATCATCGGGCCGGCCCTGCGGGATATGGCGCAGCGGCACCGCAGTGTCGGTGAGGTCCGCGGCGCGGGTGTGTTCTGGGCCGTCGAACTGGTCAAGGACCGCGAAACGCGGGAGCCGCTGGCGCCCTACGGTGGCAGCAGTGCCGCGATGAACACCGTCATCGCGTTCTGCAAGGAGAACGGCCTCATGCCGTTCACCAACTTCAACCGCATCCATGTGGTGCCGCCGTGCAATGCCACCGACGACGAGGTCCGGGCCGGACTGGAAATCCTGGACCGCGCCCTCGACGTGGCGGACCAGTACGCCCAGTAG
- a CDS encoding epoxide hydrolase family protein — protein MAPFQIAVPDAVLEDLRHRLANTRWPEPECVDDWSQGIPLRYTRALADYWANGYDWRAREAALNRFDQYVTEIDGLDIHFIHQRSPHPDALPLVITHGWPGSIAEFQKVIGPLTDPTAHGGRAEDAFHVVCPSLPGYGFSGKPAATGWGVERTARAWDELMVRLGYTRYGAQGGDWGAAVTTQIGRNVGHCIAIHTNMPMGRPAAGTTEFTAEEQNALAALKRYQDVDSGYAKQQSTRPQTIGYGLVDSPVAQLAWIVEKFWSWTDHDGDVQSALSRDEMLDDVMIYWATATGASSARLYWESFRVFGGGQKKVELPTGVASFPKEILRAPRSWCETGYNITHWTTMPRGGHFAAFEQPELFVDDVRAFFATVR, from the coding sequence ATTGCACCGTTTCAGATTGCCGTGCCCGACGCCGTGCTGGAGGATCTGCGCCATCGTCTGGCCAACACCCGGTGGCCGGAACCCGAGTGCGTCGACGACTGGAGCCAGGGCATTCCGCTGCGCTACACGCGCGCCCTCGCCGACTACTGGGCCAATGGCTACGACTGGCGGGCCCGCGAGGCCGCGCTGAACCGGTTCGATCAGTACGTCACCGAAATCGACGGTTTGGACATCCATTTCATCCATCAGCGGTCACCGCACCCCGATGCGCTGCCGCTGGTCATCACGCACGGCTGGCCCGGGTCGATCGCCGAGTTCCAGAAGGTCATCGGCCCGCTGACCGATCCGACCGCGCACGGCGGACGGGCCGAAGACGCCTTCCACGTGGTGTGTCCGTCGCTGCCCGGCTACGGCTTCTCGGGCAAACCAGCCGCCACCGGCTGGGGCGTCGAGCGGACCGCGCGGGCGTGGGACGAGCTCATGGTGCGACTCGGCTACACCCGTTACGGCGCGCAGGGCGGCGACTGGGGTGCGGCGGTCACCACCCAGATCGGGCGAAACGTGGGTCATTGCATCGCCATTCACACCAACATGCCCATGGGCCGCCCCGCCGCCGGCACGACGGAGTTCACGGCCGAGGAACAGAACGCGCTGGCGGCGCTGAAGCGTTACCAGGACGTCGATTCCGGCTATGCCAAGCAGCAGTCCACGCGTCCGCAGACGATCGGCTACGGCCTGGTCGACTCACCGGTGGCGCAACTGGCGTGGATCGTGGAGAAGTTCTGGTCGTGGACCGACCATGACGGTGACGTGCAGAGCGCGCTGAGTCGCGACGAGATGCTCGACGACGTGATGATCTACTGGGCGACGGCCACCGGGGCGTCATCGGCGCGGCTGTACTGGGAGAGCTTCCGGGTGTTCGGCGGTGGCCAGAAGAAGGTCGAGCTGCCCACCGGTGTCGCGTCGTTCCCGAAGGAGATCCTGCGGGCGCCACGGTCCTGGTGCGAGACCGGCTACAACATCACCCACTGGACCACGATGCCGCGCGGTGGCCACTTTGCGGCATTCGAGCAGCCCGAGTTGTTCGTCGACGACGTGCGCGCGTTCTTCGCGACGGTGCGCTGA
- a CDS encoding (Fe-S)-binding protein, giving the protein MRIALFATCLADAMFPAAAIATVRLLERLGHEVEFPAGQTCCGQMHVNTGYLREAVSLVRNHVDAFSGFDAVVAPSGSCVGSVRHQHAMVAHRAGDTELAARAESVAAHTFELCEFLVDVLGVDDVGAYYPHRVTYHPTCHSLRLLGVGDKPLRLLRNVRGLTLVELPQAESCCGFGGTFAVKNADVSTAMLEDKMANIATTGAAVCTAGDASCLMHIGGGLSRIGSDVRTVHLAEILAATP; this is encoded by the coding sequence GTGCGGATAGCGCTGTTCGCGACCTGCCTGGCCGATGCCATGTTCCCGGCTGCCGCCATCGCCACGGTGCGGCTGCTGGAGCGGCTCGGGCACGAGGTGGAGTTCCCGGCCGGGCAGACCTGCTGCGGCCAGATGCACGTCAACACGGGCTACCTGCGTGAAGCCGTGTCCTTGGTGCGCAACCACGTGGACGCCTTCAGCGGATTCGATGCCGTGGTGGCGCCGTCGGGATCGTGTGTCGGGTCGGTGCGTCACCAGCACGCGATGGTGGCGCACCGCGCCGGCGACACCGAGCTCGCGGCGCGCGCCGAATCGGTTGCGGCGCACACCTTCGAACTCTGCGAGTTCCTGGTCGACGTGCTCGGCGTCGACGACGTCGGCGCCTACTACCCGCACCGCGTCACCTACCACCCGACGTGTCACTCGCTGCGGCTGCTGGGTGTCGGTGACAAGCCGCTGCGATTGCTGCGCAACGTCCGCGGCCTGACGCTCGTCGAACTGCCGCAGGCCGAATCCTGTTGCGGCTTCGGGGGCACCTTCGCCGTGAAGAACGCCGACGTGTCCACCGCGATGCTCGAAGACAAGATGGCGAACATCGCGACGACGGGCGCCGCGGTGTGCACGGCAGGTGACGCATCGTGCCTCATGCACATCGGCGGCGGACTGAGTCGGATCGGCAGCGACGTCCGCACCGTGCACCTGGCTGAAATCCTGGCGGCCACACCATGA
- a CDS encoding LysR family transcriptional regulator — translation MDTRRLRLLLALSRLGSMRAVAENLNLTTSTVSQQIAALAKETGTQLIEPEGRRVRLTPAGQRLADHAVTILAAVDAARLDLDSDAEPVGTLRIGGFATGIRVSLLPILAELTKEHPGIDVAISEYEPIEAFALLTDDDLDLALTYDYNLAPASPSPLLEGFALWSIPWGLGLPADEAHGPAELSDYADRTWIVNSRNTADEDAVRTLGALSGFTPRIAHQIDSLELVEDLIVAGYGVGLLPLERPTSAGIKVVPLAGPTVIHTAYAVTRKGRTNWPPLRAVLDRLRPGDGPVPLPTWPRPEAVGTE, via the coding sequence ATGGACACCCGCCGGCTGCGCCTCCTGCTGGCGCTGTCGCGCCTGGGGTCGATGCGAGCCGTCGCCGAGAACCTCAATCTGACGACGTCGACGGTGTCACAACAGATCGCCGCACTCGCCAAGGAGACCGGCACCCAACTGATCGAACCGGAAGGCCGCAGAGTCAGACTGACACCGGCCGGACAGCGCCTGGCCGATCATGCGGTCACCATTCTCGCCGCCGTCGACGCGGCGCGCCTGGACCTCGATTCCGACGCCGAACCCGTCGGCACGCTGCGGATCGGCGGATTCGCCACCGGCATCCGCGTCTCGCTGCTGCCGATCCTGGCGGAACTCACGAAGGAGCACCCCGGAATCGATGTCGCCATCAGCGAATACGAGCCCATCGAAGCGTTCGCGCTGCTCACCGACGACGACCTGGACCTGGCCCTGACCTACGACTACAACCTCGCTCCGGCCTCCCCCAGCCCGCTGCTGGAAGGCTTTGCGCTGTGGTCGATTCCGTGGGGCCTGGGCCTGCCGGCCGACGAAGCCCACGGACCCGCCGAACTGTCCGACTACGCGGACCGGACCTGGATCGTCAACTCGCGCAACACCGCTGACGAGGATGCCGTCCGCACGCTGGGTGCGCTGAGCGGATTCACCCCGCGCATCGCCCATCAGATCGACAGCCTCGAGCTGGTCGAGGATCTGATCGTCGCCGGATACGGCGTCGGTCTGCTGCCGCTGGAACGCCCCACCAGCGCGGGCATCAAGGTCGTCCCGCTGGCCGGGCCGACGGTGATCCACACCGCCTACGCCGTCACCCGCAAGGGCCGCACCAATTGGCCGCCGCTACGGGCCGTGCTCGACCGGCTGCGACCGGGCGACGGACCGGTGCCCCTCCCGACGTGGCCGCGCCCCGAGGCCGTCGGCACCGAATGA
- a CDS encoding acyl-CoA thioesterase domain-containing protein gives MTARPAHFVPIDADRVQPTRFAQSLWGEDHLNGPAVVGLAAHALEAAFGLPDFLPARLTVDLFRAARGVPTTTAVKLVRDGRRVRNSECDVVQDGVTVARATLVQYRLAEAPAGEEWFGTTDFEPPAVIDDGLAPYISSDGVGWTRTIAEHQNTGRKRYVNRSIDVIEGQVNTPFVRAAVTAEGTSMVTNLGTAGIGYINGDLTVALTRLPQDDWVGVEAETHWAAHGIAVGATTLYDSAGPIGTGLTTAVSNPGAQIDFGHSRFPERIRREV, from the coding sequence ATGACCGCACGCCCCGCGCACTTCGTCCCGATCGACGCCGATCGGGTTCAGCCGACCCGATTCGCCCAGAGCTTGTGGGGTGAGGACCACCTCAACGGCCCGGCGGTGGTGGGGCTGGCCGCGCACGCGCTGGAGGCCGCGTTCGGTTTACCCGACTTTCTGCCGGCCCGGCTCACCGTCGACCTGTTCCGCGCCGCGCGCGGGGTGCCGACGACGACCGCGGTGAAGTTGGTGCGGGACGGGCGACGGGTGCGCAATTCCGAGTGTGACGTGGTGCAAGACGGCGTGACTGTCGCCAGGGCCACGCTGGTGCAGTATCGGCTCGCGGAGGCGCCCGCTGGTGAGGAGTGGTTCGGCACAACCGATTTCGAGCCGCCCGCAGTGATCGACGACGGCCTGGCGCCATACATCAGCAGTGACGGTGTCGGCTGGACGCGAACCATCGCCGAGCATCAGAACACCGGCCGCAAGCGTTACGTCAACCGGTCCATCGACGTCATCGAGGGGCAGGTCAACACCCCGTTCGTCCGTGCTGCGGTGACGGCCGAGGGCACCAGCATGGTCACGAATCTGGGCACCGCGGGCATCGGCTACATCAACGGCGACCTCACTGTGGCGTTGACGCGGCTGCCGCAGGACGACTGGGTCGGCGTCGAGGCCGAGACGCACTGGGCGGCCCACGGCATCGCGGTCGGTGCCACCACCTTGTACGACAGCGCTGGACCGATCGGCACCGGCCTGACCACCGCGGTCAGCAATCCCGGCGCCCAGATCGACTTCGGCCACAGCCGGTTCCCGGAGCGGATCAGGCGCGAGGTCTGA
- a CDS encoding LutB/LldF family L-lactate oxidation iron-sulfur protein: protein MTAVFLGQPGVGNLRGDQSFPAAARTALGDAQLRRNIGHATGTIRAKRLAAIAECDDWEQLRAAGSALKQDVLARLPELLEQLEANVTARGGTVHWARDADEANRIVAELIRGTGSNEVVKVKSMATQEIGLNEYLEAEGITPIETDLAELIVQLGHDKPSHILVPAIHRNRAEIRDIFEREMPGAGELTDEPRVLAMAARAHLRRKFLSAKVAVSGANFGVAETGTLAVVESEGNGRMCLTLPETLITVMGIEKVIPRFTDLDVFMQLLPRSSTAERMNPYTSMWTGVHPGDGPQRFHLVLLDNGRTRVLADEVGRAALHCIRCSACLNVCPVYERTGGHAYGSVYPGPIGAILSPLLTGTTGHDDPNASLPYASSLCGACFEACPVRIDIPSILVHLRAVQVDSERGGLPGGQDLAMKAAGWAMGSAARFGLAEKALGIGRLVAGKDHRISRLPWPASKWTASRDVPAPPTETFRQWWARNRSGEQ from the coding sequence ATGACCGCGGTGTTTCTCGGGCAGCCGGGCGTGGGGAATCTCCGTGGCGACCAGAGCTTCCCGGCTGCCGCGCGCACCGCGCTCGGCGACGCGCAACTCCGCCGCAACATCGGCCATGCCACCGGCACCATCCGCGCCAAACGCCTTGCCGCCATTGCCGAATGCGATGACTGGGAGCAGCTGCGGGCCGCCGGCAGTGCCCTGAAACAGGATGTGCTGGCGCGGTTGCCGGAGTTACTGGAGCAGCTCGAAGCCAATGTCACAGCGCGTGGCGGCACCGTGCACTGGGCGCGCGACGCCGACGAAGCGAATCGCATTGTCGCCGAGCTGATCCGGGGAACCGGCAGCAACGAGGTCGTCAAGGTGAAGTCGATGGCCACGCAGGAGATCGGGCTCAACGAGTACCTGGAGGCCGAGGGCATCACGCCCATCGAAACCGATCTGGCCGAGCTGATCGTTCAACTCGGACACGACAAACCGAGTCACATCCTGGTTCCGGCGATCCATCGCAACCGCGCGGAGATCCGGGACATCTTCGAACGCGAAATGCCCGGCGCCGGCGAACTCACCGACGAGCCCCGCGTGCTGGCCATGGCCGCCCGCGCGCATCTGCGGCGAAAGTTCCTGTCCGCCAAGGTCGCCGTCAGCGGCGCCAACTTCGGGGTGGCCGAGACCGGGACCCTGGCGGTCGTCGAATCCGAGGGCAACGGGCGGATGTGCCTGACCCTGCCCGAAACCCTGATCACCGTCATGGGCATCGAGAAGGTGATCCCGCGCTTCACCGATCTCGACGTGTTCATGCAACTGCTGCCGCGGTCGTCGACCGCCGAGCGGATGAACCCGTACACCTCGATGTGGACGGGCGTGCACCCCGGCGACGGCCCGCAGCGGTTCCATCTGGTGCTGCTCGACAACGGCCGGACGCGCGTCCTCGCCGACGAAGTGGGACGTGCTGCGCTGCACTGCATTCGGTGCAGTGCGTGCCTGAACGTCTGCCCGGTCTACGAACGCACCGGCGGGCACGCCTACGGCTCGGTGTACCCGGGGCCCATCGGCGCGATCCTCAGTCCCCTGCTGACCGGGACCACCGGCCACGACGACCCGAACGCGAGCCTGCCGTACGCGTCGTCGTTGTGCGGCGCCTGCTTCGAGGCCTGCCCCGTGCGCATCGACATCCCGTCGATCCTGGTGCATCTGCGTGCGGTGCAGGTCGATTCAGAACGTGGCGGGCTGCCCGGCGGACAGGACCTGGCGATGAAAGCCGCGGGCTGGGCCATGGGTTCCGCGGCGCGGTTCGGATTGGCCGAGAAGGCACTCGGGATAGGACGACTGGTAGCAGGGAAAGATCACCGCATCAGCAGGCTGCCCTGGCCGGCATCGAAATGGACTGCGAGCCGGGATGTTCCGGCACCGCCCACCGAGACGTTCCGGCAGTGGTGGGCCCGCAACCGGAGCGGCGAACAATGA
- a CDS encoding RDD family protein encodes MTYGENYPTSGAYGAPTPVHPGDLLPRFFARFIDGLIVGVLAFFGAFSIGSMSDIMVTGLFSGLGTFLYFVLFEVLAGATPGKMVLGLSVRGPHGMPKPDLKQSAIRNSFTLLTIIPWVGGLLAFIAYIFIAVTISSSPCKQGRHDELAGGTQVVKK; translated from the coding sequence ATGACCTACGGCGAGAACTACCCAACCTCAGGCGCTTACGGCGCACCGACCCCGGTGCATCCCGGCGACCTGCTGCCCCGTTTCTTCGCGCGGTTCATCGACGGACTGATCGTCGGAGTGCTGGCCTTCTTCGGCGCCTTCTCGATCGGCTCGATGTCGGACATCATGGTGACCGGCCTGTTCTCCGGGCTGGGCACCTTCCTGTACTTCGTGCTGTTCGAGGTGCTGGCCGGCGCGACGCCCGGCAAGATGGTGCTGGGCCTCAGCGTCCGCGGCCCGCACGGCATGCCGAAACCCGATTTAAAGCAGTCGGCCATCCGCAATTCGTTCACCCTGCTGACCATCATCCCGTGGGTCGGCGGGCTGCTCGCGTTCATCGCATACATCTTCATCGCCGTCACCATCAGCTCCAGCCCCTGCAAGCAGGGCCGGCACGACGAACTCGCCGGCGGCACCCAGGTGGTCAAGAAGTAG
- a CDS encoding class A beta-lactamase-related serine hydrolase: MKLLRAALVATLLTGSALPAARAECTGACDAQQRVAAADAYLATRPGTVGYVLRDRKTGAVYRNSHAGDMVWTASTIKLGIVVDLFARQSAGLLRLTDNDIALMGKMLHTSDNDAADTLWTRYGGPDHTIFNNDFPHFGMTRVQPQRGFGDMFPYWGFQKSTTDDLDQMVNYMLTRLRPNETAWIVNAMQNVDPIQQWGVWGAGPNMAPGNKDGWSDEQGGWVTNTVGFAGPGQRFTLAVMNALNGAGGNADGQATTTRLSQILLANRQ, encoded by the coding sequence GTGAAACTGCTCAGGGCGGCGCTGGTCGCAACGCTTTTGACCGGATCCGCGCTGCCCGCCGCGCGCGCCGAATGCACCGGTGCCTGCGATGCGCAGCAACGCGTCGCGGCGGCCGACGCCTACCTGGCCACCCGGCCGGGCACCGTCGGCTACGTGCTCCGCGATCGCAAAACCGGTGCGGTGTACCGTAATTCGCATGCCGGAGACATGGTCTGGACGGCCTCGACCATCAAGCTCGGCATCGTGGTGGACCTGTTCGCCCGGCAGAGCGCCGGGCTGCTGCGGCTCACCGACAACGACATCGCCCTGATGGGCAAGATGCTGCACACCTCGGACAACGACGCCGCCGACACCCTGTGGACGCGGTACGGCGGACCCGACCACACCATCTTCAACAACGACTTCCCGCATTTCGGCATGACGCGGGTCCAACCGCAGCGGGGATTCGGAGACATGTTCCCCTACTGGGGTTTTCAGAAGTCGACCACCGACGATCTGGACCAGATGGTGAACTACATGCTGACCCGGTTGCGGCCCAACGAGACCGCCTGGATCGTGAACGCCATGCAGAACGTCGATCCGATCCAGCAGTGGGGCGTCTGGGGCGCGGGCCCGAACATGGCGCCCGGCAACAAGGACGGCTGGTCCGACGAACAGGGCGGCTGGGTGACCAACACCGTCGGATTCGCCGGTCCCGGACAACGTTTCACGCTGGCCGTCATGAACGCGTTGAACGGCGCCGGCGGCAATGCGGACGGCCAGGCCACCACTACGCGGTTAAGCCAGATATTGCTGGCCAATCGGCAGTAA
- a CDS encoding DMT family transporter, whose translation MTTAAARNGALMTVASMMSVQLGAALAVKLMDGVGPAGVAWLRLAWAGVLMLLFVRPRPASFTRSAFVSCVLLGITTAGFTLLFMVAVSRIPLGTASALECLGPLAVAVAKGRGRGRLLFPAMAGTGVVLLTQPWAAAVDPVGVLAALASAVCLGAYILLTQRVGDEVTGITGLAVSMPVAGLVVTMVAGPSVIGHLTPHLLLAGLGLAILLPAIPFTLEMLALQRLTAAAFGTLMSLEPAFAMMLGLLILHQVPGLPAIAGIALVVLAGVGAARRGARPVAGAGHREPALMVE comes from the coding sequence ATGACCACCGCAGCGGCGCGAAACGGCGCACTCATGACCGTCGCGTCGATGATGTCGGTGCAGCTGGGCGCGGCGCTCGCGGTGAAGCTGATGGACGGTGTCGGGCCGGCCGGTGTGGCGTGGCTCCGCCTCGCGTGGGCGGGCGTGCTGATGCTGCTGTTCGTCCGGCCGCGGCCGGCGTCCTTCACGCGGTCAGCGTTCGTGTCGTGCGTCCTGCTCGGCATCACCACCGCCGGGTTCACCCTGCTGTTCATGGTGGCGGTCTCGCGCATCCCGCTCGGCACCGCCAGCGCCCTGGAATGCCTTGGGCCGCTTGCCGTCGCAGTGGCCAAGGGGCGCGGCCGCGGGCGGCTGCTGTTCCCGGCGATGGCCGGCACCGGCGTCGTGTTGCTCACGCAACCGTGGGCGGCCGCCGTCGACCCCGTCGGGGTACTGGCCGCGCTGGCTTCGGCGGTCTGTCTCGGTGCCTACATCCTGCTGACCCAGCGCGTGGGCGACGAGGTCACCGGCATCACGGGGCTCGCGGTGTCCATGCCGGTCGCCGGGCTGGTCGTCACCATGGTGGCCGGGCCGTCGGTCATCGGCCATCTGACGCCGCACCTGCTGTTGGCCGGCCTGGGCCTGGCCATCCTGTTGCCGGCCATCCCGTTCACTCTGGAGATGCTGGCGCTGCAGCGCCTCACCGCGGCAGCGTTCGGCACGCTCATGAGCCTCGAGCCGGCTTTCGCCATGATGCTCGGGCTGCTCATCCTGCATCAGGTGCCGGGCCTGCCTGCCATCGCCGGTATCGCACTTGTCGTGCTGGCCGGTGTCGGTGCCGCCCGCCGCGGTGCGCGACCCGTGGCCGGGGCAGGCCACCGGGAACCGGCCCTCATGGTCGAATAG
- a CDS encoding cytosine permease, with the protein MTPPATALTASSFTGRTPSRAGDLSVETHGIAPVPADRRYGTPGRLFTVWFAPQINMTCVFTGAMIGALGLGFWLAMLAMLVGTVLGSLVVGYLSTLGPRTGTAQLPGARLAFGGLIAVPAVLQWLSSVAWDALVGLFGGEALAVLLGIPFWAAVLIVLGVQGAVGFIGYELIHRLQAVLTVVLFVTFVVFAVKLVAGHQVVTPATAHGADLAGAFVLAVTIALSLAVSWASYAADFSRYLPADSAPRKVFGFSFAGLAAAYVFVETIGIAAGGLITDQTAEGVRSVMGGGALGAIALAVIALASVGSGVMNDYSGSLALQTLGVRVRRPISSLVVTALAFGLILWLHTGDTATRFTNVLLLISYWIPAFAAIVIVDWRRRSRGRQTVDPAAETTPRADAIAALVAFAVAYGAAIPFMNTTLLQGPVAVAWHGADIAYFVNFVVALVVYGGYRRWRGSRV; encoded by the coding sequence ATGACGCCACCGGCCACCGCGCTCACCGCCTCGTCGTTCACCGGCCGCACCCCCAGCCGGGCCGGGGACCTGTCGGTGGAAACCCATGGCATCGCCCCGGTTCCGGCCGACCGGCGGTACGGCACGCCGGGCCGGTTGTTCACGGTGTGGTTCGCGCCGCAGATCAACATGACGTGCGTCTTCACCGGCGCGATGATCGGCGCGCTCGGTCTGGGGTTCTGGCTGGCGATGCTGGCGATGCTCGTCGGCACGGTGCTCGGGTCGCTGGTCGTCGGCTACCTCTCCACGCTGGGCCCGCGCACCGGTACTGCGCAGCTGCCCGGGGCGCGGCTGGCTTTCGGCGGTTTGATCGCGGTACCTGCTGTGCTGCAATGGCTCTCGTCGGTGGCATGGGACGCACTGGTCGGTCTGTTCGGCGGCGAAGCGCTCGCCGTGCTGCTCGGTATCCCGTTCTGGGCGGCGGTGCTGATCGTGCTGGGCGTGCAGGGCGCGGTCGGGTTCATCGGCTACGAGCTGATCCATCGGCTGCAGGCCGTTCTCACCGTGGTGTTGTTCGTGACGTTCGTCGTGTTCGCGGTCAAACTCGTTGCCGGACACCAGGTTGTGACGCCGGCGACCGCGCACGGCGCCGACCTCGCCGGCGCCTTCGTGCTGGCGGTTACCATTGCCCTGAGCCTGGCCGTGTCGTGGGCCAGCTATGCCGCCGACTTCAGCCGCTACCTCCCGGCGGATTCCGCACCGCGCAAGGTGTTCGGGTTCAGTTTCGCCGGGCTGGCCGCCGCGTACGTGTTCGTCGAGACCATCGGCATCGCCGCGGGCGGTCTCATCACCGACCAGACCGCCGAGGGCGTGCGGTCGGTGATGGGCGGGGGAGCACTGGGTGCCATCGCGCTGGCGGTCATCGCGCTGGCATCGGTCGGCTCGGGCGTGATGAACGACTACAGCGGTTCCCTCGCCCTACAGACGCTGGGCGTCCGCGTACGGCGGCCGATCTCCTCGCTGGTGGTGACGGCGCTGGCGTTCGGCCTCATCCTGTGGCTCCACACCGGCGACACCGCAACGCGATTCACCAATGTGCTGCTCCTGATCAGCTACTGGATTCCCGCCTTCGCGGCCATCGTGATCGTCGACTGGCGCCGCCGCAGCCGCGGCCGGCAGACGGTGGATCCCGCGGCGGAGACGACGCCGCGCGCCGACGCCATTGCCGCGCTCGTCGCGTTCGCGGTGGCCTACGGCGCCGCGATCCCGTTCATGAACACCACGCTGTTGCAAGGGCCCGTCGCCGTGGCGTGGCATGGCGCCGACATCGCGTACTTCGTGAATTTCGTTGTCGCGCTGGTGGTCTACGGCGGCTACCGGCGGTGGCGAGGGTCGCGAGTGTGA
- a CDS encoding LUD domain-containing protein, which yields MTDARAVILERIRTALGSAPPAEVRVPRDYDRQPLTGPGDVDRFAEAVADYRARVHRVGPDAVAPTISALVGSGTAVVPADLPPDWVTGSHTIVDDPPVGLEVLDSVAAVVTGCALGIAATGTIVLDAGAAQGRRALTLVPDHHICVIRADQIVDTVPQAFAALDPSRPLTFISGPSATSDIELQRVEGVHGPRTLDVVIIGAAR from the coding sequence ATGACCGACGCGCGGGCAGTGATACTCGAGCGCATCCGCACCGCACTCGGATCGGCCCCGCCGGCCGAGGTACGCGTGCCACGCGACTATGACCGGCAGCCGCTGACCGGCCCTGGTGACGTCGACCGGTTCGCCGAGGCGGTGGCCGACTACCGGGCGCGCGTTCACCGCGTCGGGCCAGACGCGGTCGCCCCGACCATCAGCGCTCTCGTCGGCAGCGGGACCGCCGTCGTTCCCGCGGACCTGCCGCCCGACTGGGTGACAGGCAGCCACACCATCGTCGACGACCCACCCGTCGGCCTCGAGGTACTGGACAGCGTCGCTGCGGTGGTGACGGGCTGCGCCCTCGGGATCGCGGCAACCGGAACCATCGTGCTGGATGCCGGTGCGGCACAGGGCCGCCGCGCGCTGACGCTGGTGCCCGACCATCACATTTGCGTCATCCGGGCCGACCAGATCGTCGACACCGTGCCGCAGGCCTTCGCGGCGCTCGACCCGTCACGCCCGCTGACCTTCATCTCCGGGCCGAGCGCGACGAGCGACATCGAACTGCAGCGTGTCGAGGGTGTGCACGGTCCACGGACCCTCGACGTCGTGATCATCGGGGCCGCGAGGTAA